From the genome of Macrobrachium nipponense isolate FS-2020 chromosome 43, ASM1510439v2, whole genome shotgun sequence, one region includes:
- the LOC135213955 gene encoding gamma-glutamyl hydrolase-like, whose product MTNSSGYGAAGQKLYELAVKAYDEGIHLPIWGTCLGQEMILYLAANQTDWMTSCLAENKADSLTLQPDHEESLLFREMPKRIKHFLQFENTTVNFHEFCSTPENFTASGLIGDFRMLATSFDYSDLEYVAMVEHRKMPIFASQFHPEMTPFQWPADGRHNNIPHSSEAVQVSHFFADFFVSQARFNDQHFQTPEEEREALIYNYQTTFTGYEGMIYTEVYLFR is encoded by the exons ATGACCAACTCGAGTGGCTATGGCGCCGCAGGACAAAAGCTTTATGAACTC GCAGTGAAAGCTTACGATGAGGGAATTCACCTGCCCATCTGGGGAACGTGTCTCGGTCAGGAGATGATCCTGTACTTGGCTGCGAACCAGACTGACTGGATGACCAGCTGTCTGGCGGAAAATAAAGCCGACTCTCTCACCTTGCAGCCAG ATCACGAGGAATCTCTCCTATTTCGCGAGATGCCGAAGAGAATCAAGCACTTCCTACAATTTGAGAACACCACAGTAAACTTCCACGAGTTCTGTTCAACCCCAGAG AACTTCACTGCCTCTGGCCTGATCGGCGACTTCAGGATGTTGGCTACGAGTTTTGACTACTCCGACTTGGAGTACGTGGCTATGGTGGAACATCGCAAGATGCCAATCTTCGCCAGTCAATTCCACCCGGAGATGACTCCTTTCCAATGGCCAGCTGACGGgcgccataacaacattccccacAGCTCGGAGGCTGTgcaagtttcacatttttttgccGATTTCTTTGTCAGTcaag CTCGCTTCAATGACCAACATTTCCAGACCCCCGAGGAAGAGCGGGAAGCCTTGATCTACAACTACCAAACTACCTTCACCGGATATGAAGGAATGATTTACACCGAGGTCTACCTTTTCCGGTAG